In the Necator americanus strain Aroian chromosome X, whole genome shotgun sequence genome, gaagaaatctgaccatcggtcGGCGGTCTTGCTGTAGTGCGCTTagtatcgcggggaacccagtcgctcacggctctggtccaactgTTGTCATTAAAGCACATCACGTGTCctgcccaccttattttactttccttggcaaacgcggcgacttctctaatcttcggtcgctgacgtaggagagaacttcgaatcctgtCCCttacttgcgtgaaacgggatactgcTAGCATCTCTCTTTCAGTTGAGCGTTCAATGATGCTGAGtgcattttcttcttgcttgcgAAGTctccaggtttctgaagcatagttGAAAGCAGGATGTTCGGtgatgttgaagaggtgaggaAGGGGTAGGGTGTTCCTGGCTTTCTCCACTACATCGAAAATGCTCTTATaactccccaagccgctcgtttacTACTGCCCAGCTTGGGGGTCAGGTcattcttcatgttcatttcccgacccagacaaacgtagctggtgcattcggatatgttcgttccgttagAGCGTAAATGGGGACACCCGTGATGCATTCGTTAGGCGTAAATATCGTATTTTGGAGATTCGGCTGAAGACCGATACATCCACATGtctcgtcgaattcggtcagcattcgttccgcttggctgaggCTAGATGTTATCAATACGATGTCATcaacaaagcgcaaatggtgtagctacccaccatcaaccttcattcccatgtcgtcccattccaactttcgcattgcgttctcgagggtggctgtgaatattctgggtgagattgtatcaccctgtcggaccccccctCTTCAAGTCAAcaatgatattcttgtagtaTGGTGAAACTCTGGtggtgaagttactgtacaactctcgaagtacctttatgtactgagtagggatcCCTTGGTTGTCCGAagcctccatgaccgcttctgCCTAAAatgagtcaaaggccttcttcaagtcgacaAGGGTGACATAGCGGCATTTTGTACTCTCGCGGTGCTTAGATGAATTTTggaacagtgtgaatgtgggcAGTCGTGCTGAAAACTTTTAGAAACCCtgtttgctcgcatggctgtccttcatctaaaactttttcaatcctgtttaggatcactcttgtgaatagcttgtagatgacagacagtaagcagattgggcgatagttgccgatgtcttgtGGGTCTCCTTTCTTAAACAGTAACACGGTCTTGGtgatcttccactgtttaggaaccttgcattccaacAGGTAAcatgtaaagagcctcgccaaggtgttgatgagtactggtgGAAGGTTCTTCAAGTGTTCTGGGCTTATCTTGCCGGGACCgagtgccgtacgatttcttaccgacatgatagcatgtcggacgggagaacctctggaatgacttgtccgtcttccctcagatggtgaggaagcAAGTCGACACGGCTGTCGAAGatatcagagtagaagtcgtagatgattttctccattccccttctcttctggttgttcccttcgggttccggagagcactcttccttttcttgcgactggcgaggTCTCGACGGAAGTAGACAATGCTACCCGCCtgtgcagcttcagccagcacttctgctcttccctctttaaggtcttcttttgtcgcctctctgcaaaccCTTGCGAGCTAGGATTTGAGTTACTAGTTCCATGcagctcgtgctgctccacgctggcgtatcagctcaagagtttcaagagacaggcgtctcttggtggctTTAAAACTTTCAGTCTTCTTCgtgcagtcatgaaggtgttcaacgagtcGGTCGTATTCCTCGCCGATGCTGTGAATTGTGTAATCTTGCCAAGAGCCGACTAGCATAGCGAAAAGATTcaagttaatgatagttccgTAAGCGTAGAATAGGACCGCGAAATCTCCCAACagtgctttcaaaaaaaccccaaaaaaaaatcattgttaGAAGCGCAAACAAATTAAGTGTTGTGATGGAAATTTGCTGAGAAAGCCCCTACTTTAAATCTTTATTGACCTGCTAAACCTTTTAAAGTGCTGGTATATAGTGGAGTCATTCTGTCACATACATGTCTGGTGTATGAATGTGCGCAAAATTTCCTTCCAGTGTTATGACTGCCTCAGTGTCCTTTGTAGCTGTTCCTACCAAGCtctgaagaaacaaaaccGTTCTGCCATGGTCTGATAGTTGCACCTGGGTCATATAGTAGTGCTGTTGCTTAAAACCAGCACAAGACTGAAATAGTAGAACGTGTACATTGCATTATTACACATCGAAGGAAAGTTCAACTTGTAGATAAAGTGGTGCCGCGTGATTAAGCAGTGAGGCAAGTTCGGTTTTGTTACAAAAGTGGAATAGTAGGAAAAGCTCGGACAAAAGATGGGTTAGTTCTGATGCAGTAAGATGTTTCAAATTCCATTAGAATAGTGCTATAGACGTGGAGACTTCCACGGCAAAAGATGCGTCTAATATTGAAGTCACAAATTTTTCCGTTCCAAATAAGTAGGATTGGAGGAATTTTGGACCGTATATAAGCGAAGATGCAATAGGCATCGTTTGATTGGTGTGCTTACACGAATGATAGAATCAAAGGTTTCTGAATCTGGAGATGTGATGAAACGACACCAGGTCGACGATGTGATATCATAAATGCGGTTTCCAACgcttagaaaaaatgaagagaaagaaatatttagaaaaagaattaggATTAGTAGTCTCTGTTCACACCACATGAACTTCTGCCTAAATGTCATGGATTCCCCATGGCCAATTGTTAGGTTTTGGGGTACCCTAGTAGCTCCACAACACATGGTTTCAGGGCCTGACCTTAACAAAGCATTcgtggcttaaaggcatcaacccacgaatctggggtggtacgggtttcacccgggtaatgcctatacggggtagtagattatggggaagagagtgattccgttcatctctccccgTATCAGTGTAAATGGACGATCCCGGAACGctgttccttacgacgtcctctactgcagcgcgccatccttgcgccttcccgcctgcgatttgtcgaaaacccattcggacgaatcgcaggcggggcgcaatggttgcgcattgcaacagaagcagTCGTAAAAACAGCGTTCCTGAGTCGTCCGTTTAGAATGATAGAGGgggagatggacggaatcacccaattccccacaatctacgaccccgtataggcattactcggctgaaacccgtaccaccccagattcacggagtgatgccttcaagccaCGAATGCTTTGTTAAGGTGAGGCCCTGAAACCTAAAGTGTTGTGAAACTACTAAAGTACCCCAAAACCTAAGCATTGGCCAAGGGAATTCATGACATTTAGGGAAAAATTCACTTGGTGTGAGCAAAAACTACTAAtcctaattctttttcttaatctttctttctcttcattttttctaagcGTTGGATACTGTATTTATGGTATCGCATCACCGACTAGCTTCATGATGCCGAATCTTTCACGAAATATATAGGTGAAGTGGAAAACTTCGTTCAGATACTGAGAAAGAAGTTCGCTTTGCGTCTGCGCAGAAAAGACCCAAGAATAATTTCGTATGCGTCGTCAATGTTGctggaaatttcaaagaggGTAGGTCCCTGAGAATCAAGCTGTGTCGACAGTTACCACGTGCAGAGGCGTTCACTTGCCCTCAACGCCGACGACGAAGTCGCTATTGCGAGGCTGGTCGCTATTGCGAGGCTATCTTGCCTATTTCAAAGAAGCACTTCAATCTTCAAACAAAGAACCGTCAGGCGTGATCGGAACCTGCACTTGGGCACGTCTAACGGCAGTAACCAAAAGACAAAGGAAAGTCAAGAGGAAAGTTTGGAGATGATGAAATTACCGCAAAAATGCTTAAATGTCTTCTTCTGCTTAGGATTCGTGAAATGATGGAGGAATTCCTGCAATATGgatcaaataaaaaggaaacataATTAAAGGAGGAATTTTTATAACTGTCTTTCACAACATGCTGAAGCGGCTTATAAACGCAGCGCAAAAACCCTCCACTCCGAAGAGGAAGCTAATTCGGCTTTCGTTCCGATCAATCTACGTTTCACTACGTCTCGGCTTCTCGTCTCATTTTATGCGtctccatgaacgactggagcgtgacctcgttgAGGAATGTTCCCGCATCCAATGgacacgtaatgtctcggGGGCAATCACAGAGAATCCGGCGGGACCCTCATTACCGTTCGCCGCCAAATGCGCTTCATCATTCAAATTGGAAGCTGGAGTAGGGGCAAGAGAAGACTGTGGGGATTCCTGCTTCTTCGACCTAGGCCAGAAGACTAGCGTCCAAtaggataaaaagataaaataagtCGAATTGTTATGCtgtgagtgaatgagtgaataacATAATAGCACATTTCTTCGATCTTCGATTGCCGCCGGATCGCATCATGAATACTGTGTCTTGCCGCATCTGTCCGGCTGCTGGTTCCACCTCGCCAGATTTGTGTACTGGTATCAGAAACCTTTGAAACGGGTTCCAACGGTCCCAGATTGGTGTTACACCAGAAAACCGAACCTTGtgagatgaatttttttttttgcccaatATGGCAGATAACTCTGCTATCTTCAACACCTGTAGGCAGATGTTACGACTGCAAAGTCTTGGATCATCGTAGTTGAAGATCACTATGTTTTGTCTAACACATCAATACCAGACAAATTTGTTATGTCTGACGGATCTCTTAGACTATATAATATGCCAAATATGCCATATGCCTACAATATACCTACCGAGGAACGAACAACTATAGTTTTccaacatcctttcttctatTCCTTTTGATgttaaagataaaggataaagtgcacggcgttgatcactCCCCATGGGGATgagcctacgcgttcgacttcaactcagacttcgtttaaggtttatggATGTGCGTgtagccttacaatgacttgcggtggctagccgatgtgccaagccagtgtttttatcctcgcagacaggTGGTCAATTTTTGGAccctggaaggatgaaaagcaTGGTTTGCACTGAgacgaattcgaacctccgatcgattgtaggcacagcggaacctcttaccgactgcgctacaccgcccctTTGACGTTAATCCTCTCAACTATAGCCTTCcgatatcttttctttcatctatTGTGATGGAAATGCATTTATAAAGTTAAATTACCCAAGTATGAGGTTGCAGTGGTATCGACAGTGATCGACTCGTTCAAGAAGACCCGCGTGGTATCAAAAGAGCTGCCCAACCACCATATGGTGCATCGACCGTTCGACTAAGGACCACGAGCGAAGCAATCAGAAACAAGGAACATAGTACCAACTATGACGACCGCTCTATCGACCAGTCATGGACTTCTCACCCGAGCAAGCAACCGCATGAAGACGCTGTAAGCAGACGATCAAGATCTTCTTCAAGCCAATTTCCACCTCTTCATCAATAACTATGAAGAGAGGACCAGAACAAAAGTCTTCGAAGAAGACTTCGCAGGACAACGGCGACAATTAACAAACTCGAGAACGCCCTGTAGAAATACAGTAACACCACAGACAAACTGGATGAACTGACTCTGTCGATACCAGACCTCAGGAAACGAATCATGAAGAACTTTGAAGCTGCCCAGGCTCTACTCGACAAAGCGCACGCGACACTGATGACGCTGACAAAACTTCAAGCAGACATCGATAGCCGTGAAGACTCAAAGGAAGCAGATGCACCTAGAGTGAAGCTGGCTCGAATTCCGATTCAGAAATTCAGTGGCAACATCTGGGAATGAGGAATGATTTGGAAGTCGTTCGAACGCAACGTACACTTTAGACGTATGGACAAGATGTACAAATTCAACTATCTTTTCTAAGCTCTCGAAGGCGAAGCGAAAGAAGCCGTGAAACAATTGCAAGTCTCGAGCACTCCCTCGTCATCTCCCATCTGCAGGAAAAATATAGCATTGTACATACACTCATCGACTGACTGATAATAAAGATTCAAGCGGTGCGTGTCAAAAGTGCTTGCCTAGAAAACTAATTAATACTTTCACTGATTAACTTGTCTGCATCACTTCCCAACTGGAGCTAAAAGGCGAACAAATCGACAACGCCTTCCTACAGAAGCAACTCCTGAGTAGGTTTTCAACAGACATCCAGCGTCACATTCTGCGACAGACGAACACGCGACAAACAAACGGATAATAGAGCACCAAGATCCTGCTGATGATAGGGAAAGAATATGTTGCGGACGAGTTCAAAATAATCAGTCAAGTCGAAATGAAGACAAACAACTCATGTCGGACGACAGGAAAAATCTCGCACCACCTCCACAATGAAGCAAGGaggaaaaacttcgaaaaaccCAATTCCACTTGGCTTCCACTGCAACAAACTAGGGCATCCACCGAAGGCTTGCTCCCGAAATAATTACCCTTAGCCAACGTTTTCAAGTTATGAAGGTCAACAAGCTCTGTCAAAACTGTGGAAGGAAAGGACATGTAACAATAGGATCTCCCTGGGGAACATGCTGACTCACGCCGATGTGGAATCTCGGGACATCACACTTCCATCTGCGAGAAGCTTTTCGAATCGACAGGCAGATCGAGGACACCTCCAGCAGCTCAACTAACGAAGAAGTCATCATTAAAATCAGCACCACACGCATCGACAACGTCTATGAATGTAAATACTGTAGTTTTTGACCAAGCGAAAATCGAGAAGCCGAAGTCGGAGACAGTCGTGCATGGAAACGACAACGCGGAATCCCTGATTCTCTTAGGACACGCAAAAGTTCGGAATCCGACAACTGCAACCCTAGAACCAGTCTACGCAATGCTTGAAACAGGAGCCGACAGATCGTTCGTCTGCAACGAATTGGCCGATCGACTGCAACAGAAAGATGTGGATTCTAAGCAACTCTAAGCATTAACACTTTCGGATCAAGCACGCGGTAAAACGAACGATCACTGTGGGAGGCCAGCGAAGCTCTCCATACCTTTACAGTGACCAAGATCGAAAGAATCACGGAAACGCTGCAAAGCAACAAACTTTGTCTGGAGCACAAACGATTCCTTTGCAACAACGAAATTCAACTCTGCATCAGTTAGCTTTCACATGGTATTCGACCTCAAATTCTACTCGGTTGGACTGACCTATTTTCGCTGCTGAACAGCGGATAAGCATCGCAACACGTTCTCCCTTCAGGACTACGCCTCATCCCTTCGAAGCTAGGCTACCTCGTTGCGGGTCGATCGAGCAAAGACATTACagttaaaagaaaatgaaaatggcatCGACACAGAAGCGAATGAAATAAACGAGGGAATGACAGTCTACACCGTAAACACTTCTTCAAACAACGACCCTCTACAGTCTTGGGAAGATTTTTGCACACTCGAAACAAACGGAGTAGAACAATTCGAGGGACCACTGCCCAAAGAACGTCAAATAACAGACGCAACGGTTTTGAAAACCTTCGGACAAACGATCGAACGAAAACAAGACGGCTACTGCGTGCGCCTCCCATGGGAAAAAGAATTTGTGCAATTCCCGGACAACAAAGAACTCGCCGTGCGCCAACTGCAATTTTTCATGGCAAGAATGAAATCTAATCCTACAGCAACAGCAATAGCAGCAATGGTTCAGCAAATGCACGAATCACAATCAGCTTTACCAACGAAGAAGTTGACGAAAACAAGAAACCTGATGATGGAGATGTTATACACTACACTACCTGGTCCATCGAGCTGCTATAACCCACACAAAAGCACGATCAAACTACGAATCGTTTTCGATGCTTCTGCGCACCTGAATAACCTCCCATCACTTAACGAAGTACTTCATCGAGGACCTGTAGTGCTCCCTAAGCTTTGCGACATTCTACGAGTCATAATCGGAAATATCGCAATCACCAGTGATGTCGAAAGGGCATTCCACTAAGTACGAGTACATCTACAGGATAGGGGTCGCTACTCGTTTCCTATGGTTGAAATACCCGGACTCACCATTGATTCCAAACAACATGGTTGCATATCGATTCAGCAGCGTCAAGTGCTCTTCGGCCTCATTTACTCGCCGGTTCTCCTTTCAGGGACAATCAACTACCGATTGGAAAACCATGCACAAAATAACCACATCGGCCGAGAAATCGAAAACAACACCTACAAAGACAATGTCGTTCTAACGTCGAAATCAACTGACGACGCAGTGCTGCTCTATAAAGAGTCAAAAGCAATCTTCGAAGAAATGCAGATGAATCTCAGAGAATTCCTATCAAACGACGGCCATTTGCGACGTCAAATAGCTGACAAAGACTTTAGAGAGAATCCGAATCAGAAAACCTTAGGAATACTGTGGAACTCGACAGATGACACCCTTCTCCTGGCCTCTAGATCACAGATGCGATGGTCGGAGCCGGTgttccgacccccttcacttttgggcggtaGGCGAAAAGACCTACCATagatgagattcgaactccGTTTTTGTCAGCCCTTTTATTGCACAGTCTGTAGAATTCTCTGCAGTCTTGACGTATCCAAACCGTACTGGTTGGTCGAATTCATTAACAAGTTTTCGAACTTCGTTCGGAGATACTTCTCTTGGTGATCTTGTTCTTCGGTGGATATCTGGAGCATAGGTGTGATAGGGAGGAgacggaccctcctcaggtgaagggggtctagctcatggggtgcaatTCAGTTGAAGGGGGTCAACCGTgcgaaagtgaagggggtcttttTGCctaccgtccaaaagtgaagggggtcttttTGCctaccgtccaaaagtgaagggggtcggaacACCGGCTCCGACCATCGCATCTGTGATCTAGAGGCCAGGAGAAGGGTGTCATCTGTCGAGTTCCACAGTATTCCTAAGGTTTTCTGATTCGGATTCTCTCTAAAGTCTTTGTCAGCTATTTGACCTCGCAAATGGCCGTCGTTTGATAGGAATTCTCTGAGATTCATCTGCATTTCTTCGAAGATTGCTTTTGACTCTTTATAGAGCATCACTGCGTCGTCAGTTGATTTCGACGTTAGAACGACATTGTCTTTGTAGGTGTTGTTTTCGATTTCTCGGCCGATGTGGTTATTTTGTGCATGGTTTTCCAATTGGTAGTTGATTGTCCCTGAAAGGAGAACCGGCGAGCAAATGAGGCCGAAGAGCACTTGACGCGGCTGACTCGTCGTTCTGGAAGGTTGTCCTGGGTACCTGTAAGGGATGTTGTTCAACTTCTGACAGGAAACGCAGTGCTTGATGACGGTGCGCGCCATTTGACGTAATTTGGGTATCCAGAATCGTTCCCTTACTCGGGCCATTATGTGATTTATTCCACAGTGTAGCGGAGACGGCGCTCCTTCCACCACCAGTCGGACGAGGTCCGTTCTTGTAGCGAGTAACACAGGTTGGCGAGTGTTTATTAGAAGGTTGGAGTTTCCCAATCGTCTTTGACATCGAAGAAGTTTTTGACCGTCTTGTTTGAGTTTCAGTTGCTTCAAAGCATGAAGTttcgtagaagaaaaacaaacattccaatgattgtggaaaaaaatgctcattGCATTTTCTCTTTCGGAAGCATTAATATATAGGAATGACTCCATTGTTTGTACTTCTGGAATGTTTGCTTCGACTCGATCACGAAGTTCTGTACTCACTTTGGCGAGTATCGCCTTGACAAAGTGCATAACGAATGCAACGACGTTTTGAGCGCGCGTGAGTCGACTATGGCGTTTCCCATCCAGAAGGTCGAAGGGGGCTTCTTCCGCCTCAACCTTCATGAGGCAGATTTGATCTTCGTCGATATCTTTTGGAAGGTTAAATAATCTGCACTCTTCGGACCAATCCTTTATGGAGTGATTCAGAAGGCTGGgcctttttttcgattccacaatgttgaaaaaaaatgcgaatcaCTCTCACCTCCATCTCAACACCACCGAATCCACGGTTAATGTCTACATGCATCTCTGACGGAAAAAGAAGTGGCGACATGGAATCGAGAGATTTACCCCAATCTATTTTGTGGATCGTGGAAAGCAACACGAGGATTACATTGAACAGTCAACGAGAACTGTAACTGTCAGCCAGCGGAGAACAAAATCAACTGCGTACGCAACGATCACAACATTGCAGGTATCTTCAATGATGAAGTGAAAAACCGCTTACCCACAAAACGTCCGTGGCTCACTCTGAGAAAATCGGATTCCAATTCCTCAAACGTTGAGTGAGTTGATGAGTTCGAGGAGAGTGAGACTATAATCACGAACGCAATTTGCAGTGTATCTATCAAACACTATCGCAACAGGATGCTACAACTGTCTTCGAGAGGCAGTAGCAAAAGTCAACTGCATAACAGCTGAAGAGCATACAATAGCAAGCATTGAATGCGACGAAAACTGCTCCATTCCATGCTAAAGAGAAGGAAGTGAACGGACTCTACGATTCCATCGATTACGACACCGAAGCAAGGATCAAGAAAATATATCATGCGGTGCGCTGGCAAGCACTTTCGAAACAACGGGAGTCTTACAACGGACGCACACCATCCAGGGCTCAACCCTGAAGATCATCAAAGGAGAAAGCACCTTGTTCAACAAACTCACCCTTCGTGACTTCACTCACATCCTCGACGTCATGAGTTCGTGGTACAAACAACTCGTCCTCGCAACAGCTGCTTTTGTACTTGCGCTGATAACTGGTTACTTACTCTTCTGCTGCTAGGGTCTGCGAGTAACAGTTGTACTACTTCGCCTCCTCCTACTTCCTCTAATGTTTACTAAGAAATGCTTACGAAAAAGTGTTATGCTCATGATACACCCCatgttttcagaaaagaacatctagaAAAAATTTGTGACTTCATTCACATGTCAGCATACATTCATGTAGCAACGCTCCTGTTTCCATACCTATCAATACTACAACATCAGCTCCTACCTGCGCACACAGCAAAAACTATCTTAGCTTCAAACAACTTTCTTTCCTCCCCCCTACTGGAGAGTATAACAGATAGCTCTGCTATCTTCAACACCTGTAAGCAGATGTTATGACTGGAAAGTCTTGAATCATCGTAGCTGAAGACGACTATATTTTGTCTAGCACGTTTTGCATGTCTTAGATCTATATAAAGCACCGCCGAAGAACGAACGACTATAGTTTTCCGatatctttcttttattccttttgaTGTTAGTCTTCTCAATTATAGCCTTCCggtatcttttctttcattgtgATGTAAATgcatttataaaaattaattatccaagtttgaggtaaCAGTGGTATCGACGATGATCGATTCGTTCAAGAAGACCCGCGTGGCATCAAAATAGCTACCCAACCACCATACCTAACGAGCTTCTCGAGCGAAAGGCCTGATACGGCTCAAGGTTTCTAATATAACGCATATCCCAACAAAGGCTTTCCTTTCTCTCTGCTTGCCAAATCTCGATATCGTTAGAACTGCACTTTCTGTTCGTTTCTAACACcactctcttctctctttcgtTCAATTCCTTGAGCACCACCTCGGCTTCACTGGTGCTTCTCGAATAGAGAACGGTGTCCGCGAAACGAACCCCCTTCCagtgggtatggtgagggagTCCTACAAGAACTATATCGTAGTGATGCACCGATCGTAGTACCTTTGATCGACCGATGCTGAGAGCATTGCATTCATTTCTATCCTGTCGAAGGCTTCTTCGTAGCTAAGGTTAAAGATTAGGGCAAGAGGCAGATAGTAATCCTCTATCAAACACGACACCGGTCTGGATGTGGGTTATACAACTGACAGAATCCAGCTTATTCTTAGGGTTGAGTTTCATCCACCGTTTTTGATACGCACCTGGGGATCTTGGTGAACACTTTGTATAAGACGCCCGGAaacatatcggacggtagtttcGAAGGGTGCGTGTAAAAAAAGTCCCGGCGAATTTTTGAGCATTTCCCGCTAAACATACGagctactatttttttttggaggatcAGACACATCTACTGggattttgtgatgtgaggtgaacttGTAATCCTACTACAAGTAAGAGAAAttctcacgtgaaatatgaaatgAGGATGCAtataatagcttcaaattacgtataTGAAAACTTTCGCTAAATACGGAGCATTCTAGCTTTCAAAGGTAACGGGAATAAGGATTATTTTCATCCTGTAAattccaagcttttttgtagccttattttattttattttcggaTAGAGAGACCTTCTGCATCTCTGAcctcttggaacttacagaaaaaagtgctcaacTTTTATAAGATTTCTAAACTTCCTGAATGTAATATCTAAAcaaaactcactccctttctctTACTAGAACATCACACAAAATGGCATGCACTTTTAACTATATcgttctttaatttattcggTAATTCCGACAACTCacaccattcttctttacatattcCCTCATAACTGTGAAGTTCTTTCCGTCTGTATGACTACAAGAACATCTAGGACGGTTGTCTGTGtctccatgaacgactggatCGTGACCTCGTTGAGGTATCTTCGCGAACCTCCCGACTTATCCACTGGACACGTAACGTGTCGGAAGCACTCGCAAAGAATTCGCCGGGACTCTACCGTTCCTGTTTTGAaccatcaagaaaattttgcaaatgcttGAAACGGTGATATTCGCTAGGTGCCAGATCCGGAGTAAACAGCGGATGCGGTAGAAGCAGACATCCAAGCTCTCGAAGCTTCCGACGCGTTCTTATGTGTGCTGCCTGGAGGTATCTTGATGAAACACATCACTTTTCCTACTGGCCGATTCTGGCCGCTGCTGGTCGATCGCCTGCTTCAATCTAGCCAATTGTTGACAGCAGAGG is a window encoding:
- a CDS encoding hypothetical protein (NECATOR_CHRX.G22945.T1), encoding MNVNTVVFDQAKIEKPKSETVVHGNDNAESLILLGHAKVRNPTTATLEPVYAMLETGADRSFVCNELADRLQQKDVDSKQL
- a CDS encoding hypothetical protein (NECATOR_CHRX.G22945.T2), producing MKNFEAAQALLDKAHATLMTLTKLQADIDSREDSKEADAPRDLPGEHADSRRCGISGHHTSICEKLFESTGRSRTPPAAQLTKKSSLKSAPHASTTSMNVNTVVFDQAKIEKPKSETVVHGNDNAESLILLGHAKVRNPTTATLEPVYAMLETGADRSFVCNELADRLQQKDVDSKQL
- a CDS encoding hypothetical protein (NECATOR_CHRX.G22944.T1), giving the protein MLKRLINAAQKPSTPKRKLIRLSFRSIYVSLRLGFSSHFMRLHERLERDLVEECSRIQWTRNVSGAITENPAGPSLPFAAKCASSFKLEAGVGAREDCGDSCFFDLGQKTSVQ
- a CDS encoding hypothetical protein (NECATOR_CHRX.G22943.T1), with the translated sequence MSVRNRTALGPGKISPEHLKNLPPVLINTLARLFTCYLLECKVPKQWKITKTVLLFKKGDPQDIGNYRPICLLSVIYKLFTRVILNRIEKVLDEGQPCEQTGFLKVFSTTAHIHTVPKFI
- a CDS encoding hypothetical protein (NECATOR_CHRX.G22946.T1), yielding MTVYTVNTSSNNDPLQSWEDFCTLETNGVEQFEGPLPKERQITDATVLKTFGQTIERKQDGYCVRLPWEKEFVQFPDNKELAVRQLQFFMARMKSNPTATAIAAMVQQMHESQSALPTKKLTKTRNLMMEMLYTTLPGPSSCYNPHKSTIKLRIVFDASAHLNNLPSLNEVLHRGPVVLPKLCDILRVIIGNIAITSDVERAFH
- a CDS encoding hypothetical protein (NECATOR_CHRX.G22947.T1), with amino-acid sequence MVEIPGLTIDSKQHGCISIQQRQVLFGLIYSPVLLSGTINYRLENHAQNNHIGREIENNTYKDNVVLTSKSTDDAVLLYKESKAIFEEMQMNLREFLSNDGHLRRQIADKDFRENPNQKTLGILWNSTDDTLLLASRSQMRWSEPVFRPPSLLGGRRKDLP
- a CDS encoding hypothetical protein (NECATOR_CHRX.G22948.T1), encoding MKVEAEEAPFDLLDGKRHSRLTRAQNVVAFVMHFVKAILAKVSTELRDRVEANIPEVQTMESFLYINASERENAMSIFFHNHWNVCFSSTKLHALKQLKLKQDGQKLLRCQRRLGNSNLLINTRQPVLLATRTDLVRLVVEGAPSPLHCGINHIMARVRERFWIPKLRQMARTVIKHCVSCQKLNNIPYRYPGQPSRTTSQPRQVLFGLICSPVLLSGTINYQLENHAQNNHIGREIENNTYKDNVVLTSKSTDDAVMLYKESKAIFEEMQMNLREFLSNDGHLRGQIADKDFRENPNQKTLGILWNSTDDTLLLASRSQMRWSEPVFRPPSLLDGRQKDPLHFWTVGKKTPFTFARLTPFN
- a CDS encoding hypothetical protein (NECATOR_CHRX.G22948.T2), encoding MHVDINRGFGGVEMEDWSEECRLFNLPKDIDEDQICLMKVEAEEAPFDLLDGKRHSRLTRAQNVVAFVMHFVKAILAKVSTELRDRVEANIPEVQTMESFLYINASERENAMSIFFHNHWNVCFSSTKLHALKQLKLKQDGQKLLRCQRRLGNSNLLINTRQPVLLATRTDLVRLVVEGAPSPLHCGINHIMARVRERFWIPKLRQMARTVIKHCVSCQKLNNIPYRYPGQPSRTTSQPRQVLFGLICSPVLLSGTINYQLENHAQNNHIGREIENNTYKDNVVLTSKSTDDAVMLYKESKAIFEEMQMNLREFLSNDGHLRGQIADKDFRENPNQKTLGILWNSTDDTLLLASRSQMRWSEPISTEEQDHQEKYLRTKFENLLMNSTNQYGLDTSRLQRILQTVQ